A genome region from Triticum aestivum cultivar Chinese Spring chromosome 2B, IWGSC CS RefSeq v2.1, whole genome shotgun sequence includes the following:
- the LOC123045458 gene encoding uncharacterized protein produces MRCLGVAVQSGHCVDVPGHPLTLCRALQYHNFHWMPKYTIYLHDRQFGMEDYVAEVLIHAREADNDNGPYCFLGHGTNKEMAIQQAAHVAMARLRHDLPEMAEGPLKFMPALSSSGEVFYPNNFSPKDSSSTVAMVQAMHSKDREYHAYLYELCEARRALKAVKTLASLYGLHSPDVGHEDLLDGAGVASTSRFRIPSIDREVPDVSSLAGQHRGVPVQPCNQGYPRSPDHWGPSHGY; encoded by the exons ATG AGATGTCTCGGAGTAGCTGTTCAGTCAGGCCACTGTGTCGATGTGCCTGGTCATCCGCTGACACTCTGCCGCGCACTTCAGTACCACAACTTCCACTGGATGCCCAAGTACACCATCTACCTTCATGATCGTCAATTTGGCATGGAGGACTATGTGGCCGAGGTGCTGATCCATGCAAGAGAAGCGGACAACGACAACGGCCCCTACTGTTTCCTGGGTCACGGCACAAACAAGGAGATGGCCATCCAACAAGCTGCTCATGTTGCCATGGCACGTCTTCGCCATGACCTTCCTGAAATGGCAGAAGGGCCATTAAAGTTTATGCCGGCCCTTTCTTCCAGTGGCGAGGTTTTCTACCCCAACAACTTCAGCCCGAAGGACAGTTCCTCTACCGTGGCCATGGTCCAGGCGATGCACTCTAAGGATCGGGAATATCATGCATACCTGTACGAGTTATGTGAGGCTCGTCGCGCCCTCAAAGCTGTCAAGACCTTGGCGTCTCTGTATGGCCTTCACTCCCCGGACGTGGGGCATGAGGACCTCCTCGATGGTGCTGGAGTTGCCTCAACTTCGAGATTTCGCATTCCTTCCATTGACAGAGAAGTGCCAGATGTCTCGAGCCTAGCGGGCCAGCATCGGGGTGTCCCTGTTCAACCATGCAACCAGGGATATCCTAGATCTCCAGATCACTGGGGGCCATCTCATGGCTACTAG